The Fundulus heteroclitus isolate FHET01 chromosome 13, MU-UCD_Fhet_4.1, whole genome shotgun sequence genome contains a region encoding:
- the LOC105916762 gene encoding sodium-dependent neutral amino acid transporter B(0)AT1-like isoform X1: MRLVIPNPGLDQRIPSHQDLERMEKEQVSDRPKWDNKAQYILTCVGFCIGIGNVWRFPYLCQTHGGGAFLIPYLILLVLEGMPLLLMEFAIGQRLRKGSVGVWRAINPYLTGVGIASMLVSLIIGLYYNTLIAWIMWYLFNSFQDPLPWTQCPLNGNRTGFVDECQRSSTVDYFFYRVTLDTSTSIDNSSGIHWPMVVCLLAAWTFICICYIQGISTSGKAVYITAILPYIVLAIFLVRGLTLKGALSGIQYLFIPDVNELMNPTTWLDAGAQVFYAFSVAWGGLISFSSYNPIHNNCMQDAVMLTAITGLTSIYAATVTYSIIGFRATEKYDTCVSENIRTLLNSFNLPESSINTTNYDAAFNHLNSSHPDVILGLDLQTCDMQKFLSEGVEGTGLAFIVFTEAITKMPASPIWSVLFFIMLLCLGVSTLFGNIEGVVIPLKDLNVLPRSWPHEALTGATCVIAFIMCLLFAQTSGLYWVTLFDNFAGSVPLLTIGLFELIAVVYIYGIDRFNEDIKFMIGHKPSIFWQVSWRFISPLIILVILVFYLVTLAQKELTYLVWDPNSDVFPVQASVPYPPWISAVIFLLAGVPSLAMPVYALCRLVFVGCKQKRNPSKKSGQN, from the exons ATGAGGCTGGTAATTCCCAACCCGGGGCTGGATCAGCGGATCCCCAGCCACCAGGACCTGGAAAGGATGGAGAAGGAGCAGGTCAGCGACAGGCCCAAGTGGGACAACAAAGCCCAGTACATTCTGACTTGCGTGGGCTTCTGCATTGGAATTGGCAACGTGTGGCGATTCCCTTATTTGTGTCAAACTCATGGAGGAG GTGCCTTTCTGATCCCCTACCTGATCCTGCTGGTGCTGGAAGGAATGCCTCTCTTGCTGATGGAGTTTGCCATTGGCCAACGTCTGAGGAAAGGCAGCGTGGGGGTGTGGAGGGCCATCAACCCCTATCTGACCGGTGTCG GCATTGCCTCCATGCTGGTGTCACTAATAATTGGACTCTACTACAACACCCTCATAGCGTGGATCATGTGGTATCTTTTCAACTCCTTTCAAGACCCGCTGCCCTGGACGCAGTGTCCCCTCAATGGAAACAGAACAG GATTTGTAGATGAATGCCAGCGGAGCTCCACTGTAGATTATTTCTTTTACAGGGTGACTCTGGACACGTCGACCTCTATAGATAATTCTTCAGGAATCCACTGGCCCATGGTGGTCTGTCTGTTGGCTGCCTGGACCTTCATCTGTATCTGCTACATTCAGGGGATCAGCACTTCAGGAAAG GCAGTTTACATCACTGCCATCCTTCCTTACATTGTGTTGGCCATCTTCCTGGTCCGGGGCCTGACTCTTAAAGGTGCTCTGAGCGGAATACAGTACCTCTTCATCCCGGAT GTTAATGAGTTGATGAACCCAACAACCTGGTTGGATGCAGGCGCCCAGGTATTTTACGCCTTCAGCGTAGCGTGGGGTGGCCTCATCTCCTTCTCGAGCTACAaccctattca caACAACTGCATGCAGGACGCTGTGATGCTGACCGCAATAACTGGTCTCACTTCAATCTACGCCGCCACAGTCACATACTCCATCATCGGCTTTAGGGCCACTGAGAAATACGACACCTGTGTCTCTGA AAACATCAGGACATTATTGAACTCATTTAACCTTCCTGAGAGCAGCATAAATACAACCAACTATGATGCAGCATTTAATCATCTGAACAGCTCCCACCCTGATGTGATTCTTGGTCTGGATCTCCAAACCTGCGACATGCAGAAATTTCTCAGTGAG GGAGTGGAGGGAACGGGTCTTGCCTTCATCGTCTTCACTGAGGCCATCACCAAGATGCCCGCCTCCCCGATTTGGTCCGTCCTCTTTTTCATCATGCTCCTCTGCCTGGGAGTCTCAACGCTGTTTGGCAACATTGAGGGAGTGGTGATCCCACTGAAGGACCTGAATGTGTTACCCCGAAGCTGGCCCCATGAAGCACTGACGG GAGCAACATGTGTCATTGCCTTCATCATGTGCCTCCTGTTTGCACAAACCTCTGGACTTTACTGGGTAACTCTCTTTGACAACTTTGCTGGATCGGTTCCCCTACTGACCATTGGACTGTTTGAGCTGATTGCTGTCGTTTACATCTACGGCATCGACAG GTTCAATGAAGACATTAAGTTCATGATCGGACACAAGCCCTCCATCTTCTGGCAGGTTTCATGGAGGTTCATCAGTCCTTTAATAATCTTGGTTATCTTAGTTTTCTACCTGGTGACTCTAGCTCAAAAAGAGCTCACGTATTTAGTCTGGGACCCAAACTCT GACGTGTTTCCGGTTCAGGCATCGGTTCCGTACCCTCCGTGGATCTCCGCTGTCATCTTTCTGTTGGCTGGGGTCCCCAGCCTGGCCATGCCTGTGTACGCATTATGTCGGCTGGTCTTTGTTGGGTGCAAGCAGAAGAGAAACCCGAGCAAGAAATCAGGCCAAAACTGA
- the LOC105916762 gene encoding sodium-dependent neutral amino acid transporter B(0)AT1-like isoform X2, with amino-acid sequence MRLVIPNPGLDQRIPSHQDLERMEKEQVSDRPKWDNKAQYILTCVGFCIGIGNVWRFPYLCQTHGGGAFLIPYLILLVLEGMPLLLMEFAIGQRLRKGSVGVWRAINPYLTGVGIASMLVSLIIGLYYNTLIAWIMWYLFNSFQDPLPWTQCPLNGNRTGFVDECQRSSTVDYFFYRVTLDTSTSIDNSSGIHWPMVVCLLAAWTFICICYIQGISTSGKVLYITAILPYIVLAIFLVRGLTLKGALSGIQYLFIPDVNELMNPTTWLDAGAQVFYAFSVAWGGLISFSSYNPIHNNCMQDAVMLTAITGLTSIYAATVTYSIIGFRATEKYDTCVSENIRTLLNSFNLPESSINTTNYDAAFNHLNSSHPDVILGLDLQTCDMQKFLSEGVEGTGLAFIVFTEAITKMPASPIWSVLFFIMLLCLGVSTLFGNIEGVVIPLKDLNVLPRSWPHEALTGATCVIAFIMCLLFAQTSGLYWVTLFDNFAGSVPLLTIGLFELIAVVYIYGIDRFNEDIKFMIGHKPSIFWQVSWRFISPLIILVILVFYLVTLAQKELTYLVWDPNSDVFPVQASVPYPPWISAVIFLLAGVPSLAMPVYALCRLVFVGCKQKRNPSKKSGQN; translated from the exons ATGAGGCTGGTAATTCCCAACCCGGGGCTGGATCAGCGGATCCCCAGCCACCAGGACCTGGAAAGGATGGAGAAGGAGCAGGTCAGCGACAGGCCCAAGTGGGACAACAAAGCCCAGTACATTCTGACTTGCGTGGGCTTCTGCATTGGAATTGGCAACGTGTGGCGATTCCCTTATTTGTGTCAAACTCATGGAGGAG GTGCCTTTCTGATCCCCTACCTGATCCTGCTGGTGCTGGAAGGAATGCCTCTCTTGCTGATGGAGTTTGCCATTGGCCAACGTCTGAGGAAAGGCAGCGTGGGGGTGTGGAGGGCCATCAACCCCTATCTGACCGGTGTCG GCATTGCCTCCATGCTGGTGTCACTAATAATTGGACTCTACTACAACACCCTCATAGCGTGGATCATGTGGTATCTTTTCAACTCCTTTCAAGACCCGCTGCCCTGGACGCAGTGTCCCCTCAATGGAAACAGAACAG GATTTGTAGATGAATGCCAGCGGAGCTCCACTGTAGATTATTTCTTTTACAGGGTGACTCTGGACACGTCGACCTCTATAGATAATTCTTCAGGAATCCACTGGCCCATGGTGGTCTGTCTGTTGGCTGCCTGGACCTTCATCTGTATCTGCTACATTCAGGGGATCAGCACTTCAGGAAAGGTTC TTTACATCACTGCCATCCTTCCTTACATTGTGTTGGCCATCTTCCTGGTCCGGGGCCTGACTCTTAAAGGTGCTCTGAGCGGAATACAGTACCTCTTCATCCCGGAT GTTAATGAGTTGATGAACCCAACAACCTGGTTGGATGCAGGCGCCCAGGTATTTTACGCCTTCAGCGTAGCGTGGGGTGGCCTCATCTCCTTCTCGAGCTACAaccctattca caACAACTGCATGCAGGACGCTGTGATGCTGACCGCAATAACTGGTCTCACTTCAATCTACGCCGCCACAGTCACATACTCCATCATCGGCTTTAGGGCCACTGAGAAATACGACACCTGTGTCTCTGA AAACATCAGGACATTATTGAACTCATTTAACCTTCCTGAGAGCAGCATAAATACAACCAACTATGATGCAGCATTTAATCATCTGAACAGCTCCCACCCTGATGTGATTCTTGGTCTGGATCTCCAAACCTGCGACATGCAGAAATTTCTCAGTGAG GGAGTGGAGGGAACGGGTCTTGCCTTCATCGTCTTCACTGAGGCCATCACCAAGATGCCCGCCTCCCCGATTTGGTCCGTCCTCTTTTTCATCATGCTCCTCTGCCTGGGAGTCTCAACGCTGTTTGGCAACATTGAGGGAGTGGTGATCCCACTGAAGGACCTGAATGTGTTACCCCGAAGCTGGCCCCATGAAGCACTGACGG GAGCAACATGTGTCATTGCCTTCATCATGTGCCTCCTGTTTGCACAAACCTCTGGACTTTACTGGGTAACTCTCTTTGACAACTTTGCTGGATCGGTTCCCCTACTGACCATTGGACTGTTTGAGCTGATTGCTGTCGTTTACATCTACGGCATCGACAG GTTCAATGAAGACATTAAGTTCATGATCGGACACAAGCCCTCCATCTTCTGGCAGGTTTCATGGAGGTTCATCAGTCCTTTAATAATCTTGGTTATCTTAGTTTTCTACCTGGTGACTCTAGCTCAAAAAGAGCTCACGTATTTAGTCTGGGACCCAAACTCT GACGTGTTTCCGGTTCAGGCATCGGTTCCGTACCCTCCGTGGATCTCCGCTGTCATCTTTCTGTTGGCTGGGGTCCCCAGCCTGGCCATGCCTGTGTACGCATTATGTCGGCTGGTCTTTGTTGGGTGCAAGCAGAAGAGAAACCCGAGCAAGAAATCAGGCCAAAACTGA